One Caulobacter segnis genomic window carries:
- a CDS encoding dienelactone hydrolase family protein — MDSAAWGEQVARHSRVFKPAGLGPFPVALILHGCGGKTPFLEDYARTAVAAGWAAVVVDSLKPRGMSTLDAKLFVCTGVALGGLKRSADLFAMLAWLEGQSWADPGKVFLAGWSHGGWTIMDGYAVGVNAARATGVADADPVKLRERVKGALLVYPYAGYPSLTSARGWGEWAPPVWSVLGGKDQVVGHKLPAKALDRLSRDGLKVDRVFYPDATHAFDDNKANDPRARYRPDLFESVRTYFAGALKACA, encoded by the coding sequence ATGGACAGCGCCGCCTGGGGCGAACAGGTCGCCCGACACTCCCGGGTGTTCAAGCCGGCGGGCCTGGGGCCTTTCCCGGTGGCGCTGATCCTGCACGGCTGCGGCGGCAAGACCCCGTTCCTCGAGGACTACGCCCGGACGGCCGTCGCGGCCGGCTGGGCGGCCGTGGTGGTCGACTCGCTCAAACCCCGCGGCATGTCGACCCTGGACGCCAAGCTGTTCGTCTGCACGGGCGTGGCCCTGGGCGGGCTGAAGCGCTCGGCCGACCTCTTCGCCATGCTGGCGTGGCTGGAGGGCCAGAGCTGGGCCGACCCGGGCAAGGTCTTCTTGGCCGGCTGGAGCCACGGGGGCTGGACGATCATGGACGGCTACGCGGTGGGCGTGAACGCGGCGCGGGCCACGGGCGTGGCCGACGCCGACCCGGTCAAGCTGCGCGAGCGGGTCAAGGGCGCGCTGCTGGTCTACCCCTATGCCGGCTACCCCTCCCTGACCTCGGCCCGGGGCTGGGGAGAGTGGGCGCCGCCGGTCTGGTCGGTGCTGGGCGGCAAGGACCAGGTGGTCGGCCACAAGCTGCCGGCCAAGGCCCTGGACCGGCTGAGCCGCGACGGGCTGAAGGTCGACCGGGTCTTCTATCCCGACGCCACCCACGCCTTCGACGACAACAAGGCCAACGATCCCCGGGCCCGCTACCGGCCCGACCTGTTCGAGAGCGTCAGGACCTATTTCGCCGGAGCCCTCAAGGCCTGCGCCTAG
- a CDS encoding MFS transporter yields MDQGDRRRAAWALYEWAQQPYWALIATFIFTPYFAAGFVGDAARGQTLLGYAGAVSGLAIAVLSPLVGASVDARRNPRAWLVGLAFPFVIASAALWLAVPGETGRIPLILGCLVVAGVVTELGGTVMNALLPVVAKPGQVGRLSGSAWALAYVGALLTLFIVLFCFSLPKVPMLGLSKALHEPDRIVGPMVALWFLAFAWPLMLIAPRPPESGDKRPLAQLWETIQGLPSRPHMARFLIGRMLLGDGISSFIAFGGVLAAGLFGWTTTQLGLYAILLSVAAGIGTFIGGRVDQRIGSKATVLVATAVILFGAVGVGLVGRDTIFFLIPVDPARPGGALFSSTPERMFLFFSLFVGLTFGPAQSSLRAWMAELAPAGETGRWFGLYALSGKATAFMAPLVIAVGTRLVGDQRIAVVVSAAFMALGALVLTRAPRKAP; encoded by the coding sequence ATGGATCAGGGTGATCGCCGACGCGCGGCTTGGGCGCTCTACGAATGGGCGCAGCAGCCGTACTGGGCGCTGATCGCGACCTTCATCTTCACGCCCTATTTCGCCGCCGGCTTCGTCGGCGACGCGGCCCGGGGGCAGACCCTGCTGGGCTATGCCGGGGCCGTGTCCGGCCTGGCCATCGCGGTTCTATCGCCCCTGGTCGGGGCCAGCGTCGACGCGCGGCGCAATCCCCGAGCCTGGCTGGTCGGCCTGGCCTTTCCGTTCGTGATCGCCAGCGCCGCGCTCTGGCTGGCGGTTCCGGGCGAGACGGGCCGCATCCCGCTGATCCTGGGCTGCCTGGTCGTGGCTGGCGTCGTGACCGAGCTGGGGGGCACGGTGATGAACGCCCTGCTGCCGGTGGTGGCCAAGCCGGGCCAGGTGGGACGCCTGTCCGGCAGCGCTTGGGCGCTAGCGTATGTCGGCGCCCTGTTGACCCTGTTCATCGTCCTCTTCTGCTTCTCGCTGCCCAAGGTCCCGATGCTGGGCCTGTCCAAGGCGCTGCACGAACCGGACCGCATCGTCGGCCCGATGGTGGCCCTATGGTTCCTGGCCTTCGCCTGGCCACTGATGCTGATCGCGCCCCGGCCGCCCGAGAGCGGCGACAAGAGGCCGCTGGCCCAGCTGTGGGAGACGATCCAAGGCCTGCCCAGCCGCCCGCACATGGCGCGCTTCCTGATCGGCCGCATGCTGCTGGGCGATGGCATCTCCAGCTTCATCGCCTTTGGCGGGGTGCTGGCGGCGGGCCTGTTCGGGTGGACGACGACGCAGCTGGGGCTGTACGCGATCCTGCTGTCGGTGGCCGCCGGGATCGGGACCTTCATCGGCGGACGGGTCGACCAGAGGATTGGCTCGAAGGCCACGGTGCTGGTCGCCACGGCCGTCATCCTGTTCGGCGCGGTCGGGGTGGGGCTGGTCGGTAGGGACACGATCTTCTTCCTGATCCCCGTCGATCCCGCCCGGCCCGGCGGGGCGCTGTTCTCGAGCACGCCCGAGCGGATGTTCCTGTTCTTCAGCCTGTTCGTCGGCCTGACCTTCGGGCCGGCCCAGTCGTCGCTGCGCGCCTGGATGGCCGAGCTGGCCCCGGCGGGCGAGACGGGGCGGTGGTTCGGGCTCTACGCCCTGTCGGGCAAGGCCACGGCCTTCATGGCCCCGCTGGTCATCGCCGTCGGCACCCGCCTGGTCGGCGACCAGCGCATCGCCGTGGTCGTCTCGGCCGCCTTCATGGCCCTGGGCGCCCTGGTCCTGACCCGGGCCCCGCGCAAGGCGCCCTAG
- a CDS encoding NAD(P)/FAD-dependent oxidoreductase, whose product MIDRRGFLNLTAGGAATLAASAAGAQPKPGAPDVAVVGAGVFGAFTALSLRERGLSVLSLDQYGPVSPRASSSGETRSIRAGYGDQGFYSAWAMKALAMWKAREAEYGRTLLYPNARIELADRWTPGLTAQKAIFEALKLPYEVAPQAELKRRYPQMAFDDVDFAFVETTASAAVIKAREAVLATMEAFAKKGGAFRFARAVPGQAQGRRLLSLTLDGGEAVAAGQFVFACGPWASKLFPALAAPRVSVWRSEYFYFGTPAGDDRFSWPKQPAWHDHIAGGYGFGSLERGLKYSPEAGGRVTQDPDTAERLPTDYLLKKGRDYMGRRFPPMRDAPVMEARVCQVDNTANSHFVIDRHPDFDNVWLAFGGGGHGFKHGPMVGEYVADRLLGKAGDAETARLFSLAGHPAA is encoded by the coding sequence ATGATCGATCGGCGCGGTTTCCTGAACCTGACGGCCGGCGGGGCGGCGACCCTGGCCGCGTCCGCCGCCGGCGCCCAGCCCAAGCCCGGCGCCCCCGACGTCGCCGTGGTCGGGGCGGGGGTGTTCGGGGCGTTCACGGCCCTGTCCCTGCGCGAACGCGGCCTGTCGGTGCTGTCGCTGGACCAGTACGGCCCGGTCAGCCCGCGCGCCTCGTCCTCGGGCGAGACCCGCTCGATCCGGGCCGGCTATGGCGACCAGGGCTTCTATTCGGCGTGGGCGATGAAGGCCCTGGCGATGTGGAAGGCGCGCGAGGCCGAATATGGCCGCACCCTGCTCTATCCCAACGCCCGCATCGAGCTGGCCGACCGCTGGACGCCGGGCCTAACGGCCCAGAAGGCGATCTTCGAGGCCCTCAAGCTGCCCTACGAGGTCGCGCCCCAGGCCGAGCTCAAGCGCCGCTATCCGCAGATGGCCTTCGACGACGTCGACTTCGCCTTCGTCGAGACGACGGCCAGCGCGGCGGTGATCAAGGCGCGCGAGGCGGTGCTGGCGACCATGGAAGCCTTCGCCAAAAAGGGCGGAGCCTTCCGCTTCGCCCGCGCGGTTCCGGGCCAGGCCCAGGGACGGCGCCTGCTGTCGCTGACCCTGGACGGCGGCGAGGCCGTGGCGGCGGGCCAGTTCGTGTTCGCCTGCGGGCCGTGGGCGTCCAAGCTGTTCCCGGCCCTGGCCGCCCCGCGCGTCTCGGTCTGGCGCAGCGAGTACTTCTATTTCGGCACGCCGGCCGGCGACGACCGCTTCTCGTGGCCCAAACAGCCGGCCTGGCACGACCACATCGCCGGCGGCTACGGCTTCGGCAGCCTGGAGCGCGGCCTGAAATACTCGCCCGAGGCGGGCGGCCGCGTCACCCAGGACCCGGACACGGCCGAGCGCCTGCCGACCGACTACCTGCTGAAGAAGGGCCGCGACTACATGGGCCGCCGCTTCCCGCCGATGCGCGACGCGCCGGTGATGGAGGCGCGGGTCTGCCAGGTGGACAATACCGCAAACAGCCACTTCGTGATCGACCGTCACCCCGACTTCGACAACGTCTGGCTGGCCTTCGGCGGCGGCGGGCACGGCTTCAAGCACGGGCCGATGGTCGGCGAGTACGTGGCCGATCGCCTGCTGGGCAAGGCGGGGGACGCCGAGACGGCGCGGCTGTTCAGCCTGGCGGGGCATCCGGCGGCGTAA
- a CDS encoding ATP-dependent nuclease yields MATNFSDLIFNPTIDGIVPPGTTGSINILTGMNNSGKSAYLKQTIDNKDKLYIGVNRFYSFHHLQFYNGNNNELDDFYNSMFHTKRQPFQNFEGAFFNAATALTRLTNHRRKALFKTFKELFGHEIEVKAEDPNNEFSNRYVSVDGDSLSVTSSGTRLFLGILAAIMDERFSTIAIDEPELGLSPILQRRLSEVIMGPRYSSNLFPHNPNIIISTHSHLFLDKINPSNNWIVSRENNNISARRCIDFSELHDIQLRLLGNDLGDLFLPHAVIFVEGETDKMYLEKVIRILFPKTRAVVQDCGGDIAQRLNYWAQSIGDIQTSPYRERTFAIYDKVEQAGLDRICNRLGLPDNNKIKWSGNGIEYMYPESSIREVFKTTSINSSSITIDGDYVRCGTISYKKMELCRMICDTIDKSTIYPKEFEEKFLSTFLNIAAISA; encoded by the coding sequence GTGGCTACCAATTTCTCCGATCTTATATTTAACCCAACCATCGATGGCATTGTTCCACCCGGAACAACAGGATCAATAAATATACTCACCGGAATGAATAATTCTGGAAAGTCCGCCTACTTAAAACAAACTATAGACAATAAGGATAAGCTTTATATTGGTGTAAATAGATTTTACTCATTCCATCATCTTCAATTTTACAATGGCAACAACAATGAATTGGATGATTTTTACAATAGTATGTTTCACACCAAGCGGCAGCCATTTCAAAATTTCGAAGGCGCGTTCTTCAATGCTGCAACAGCGTTAACAAGACTTACCAATCATAGACGAAAGGCCTTGTTTAAAACCTTCAAAGAATTGTTTGGTCACGAAATAGAGGTGAAAGCAGAAGACCCAAATAATGAGTTCTCAAACAGATACGTGTCAGTTGATGGAGATAGCTTAAGCGTAACGTCGAGCGGAACGAGGTTATTTCTAGGAATTCTCGCGGCGATAATGGATGAAAGATTTAGCACGATCGCCATTGATGAGCCGGAACTTGGGTTATCACCAATATTGCAGCGCAGACTTTCTGAAGTCATTATGGGACCAAGATATTCATCAAATCTTTTCCCCCACAATCCGAATATCATCATAAGTACACATTCACATCTATTTCTTGATAAGATAAATCCTAGCAATAATTGGATTGTATCCAGAGAAAATAACAATATATCAGCTCGGCGGTGTATAGATTTTTCAGAGCTTCACGATATTCAATTAAGACTTTTGGGAAATGATCTTGGAGATTTATTTCTTCCTCACGCGGTAATATTTGTTGAGGGGGAAACTGATAAAATGTACCTTGAAAAGGTCATCAGAATTTTATTCCCAAAAACACGGGCAGTAGTACAAGACTGTGGCGGAGATATCGCCCAGAGATTGAATTACTGGGCTCAATCAATTGGGGATATTCAAACTAGCCCGTATAGGGAACGCACATTTGCGATATACGACAAAGTTGAACAAGCAGGTCTAGATAGAATCTGCAACCGCCTCGGACTACCCGACAATAATAAAATAAAGTGGTCCGGAAATGGTATAGAGTACATGTATCCGGAATCCTCTATTAGAGAGGTTTTTAAAACCACCTCCATCAACTCATCAAGTATCACAATTGATGGAGATTATGTTAGATGCGGAACTATATCATATAAAAAAATGGAACTTTGCAGAATGATCTGCGATACCATTGACAAATCAACGATATATCCCAAAGAATTCGAAGAAAAATTCCTATCTACATTCTTAAATATTGCAGCAATTTCTGCATAA
- the purH gene encoding bifunctional phosphoribosylaminoimidazolecarboxamide formyltransferase/IMP cyclohydrolase, whose translation MPAAPDYPSAPDLVAPKRALLSVSDKTGLVEAAQVLHAAGVELVSTGGTKAAIAAAGIPVKDVSDLTGFPEMMDGRVKTLHPVVHGGLLGVRDAPEHAQAMADHGIGGIDILYVNLYPFEATVAKGGSYAECVENIDIGGPAMIRSAAKNHGYVAVCTDPSDVAEVLEALKAGGTTLALRQQLAARAYARTAAYDAAISAWFAQALGQDFPARKSIAGALRQTMRYGENPHQKAAFYTFPNPRTGVATATQLQGKELSYNNINDTDAAFELIAEFDPAAGPAVAIIKHANPCGVAVGASQREAYERALACDPTSAFGGIVAVNSRLTREAAEAMVEIFTEVVIAPEADDDAVAVFAAKKNLRLLVTGGLPDPLSTGDTFKSVAGGFLVQSRDDARIKASDLKIVTKRQPTDEEVRDMLFAFTVGKHVKSNAIVYARAGQTLGVGAGQMNRKDSARIAALRAADFGLDLKGCACASEAFFPFADGLIQAAEAGATAIIQPGGSMRDPEVIEAADKLGLTMAFTGVRVFRH comes from the coding sequence GTGCCCGCCGCCCCCGACTATCCGTCCGCCCCCGATCTCGTCGCTCCCAAGCGCGCCCTGCTGTCGGTCTCCGACAAGACCGGCCTGGTCGAAGCCGCCCAGGTCCTGCACGCCGCCGGCGTCGAGCTGGTCTCGACCGGCGGCACCAAGGCCGCGATCGCCGCCGCCGGCATCCCGGTCAAGGACGTCTCGGACCTGACGGGCTTCCCCGAGATGATGGACGGCCGGGTCAAGACCCTGCACCCGGTGGTGCACGGCGGGCTTCTCGGCGTTCGGGATGCTCCCGAACATGCGCAAGCCATGGCCGACCACGGCATCGGCGGCATCGATATCCTGTATGTGAACCTCTATCCGTTCGAGGCGACCGTCGCGAAGGGCGGGTCCTACGCCGAGTGCGTCGAGAACATCGACATCGGCGGCCCGGCCATGATCCGCTCCGCGGCCAAGAACCACGGCTATGTCGCCGTCTGCACCGATCCGTCGGACGTCGCCGAAGTGCTGGAGGCCCTGAAGGCCGGCGGGACGACCCTCGCTTTGCGCCAGCAGCTGGCGGCCCGCGCCTATGCCCGCACGGCGGCCTATGACGCCGCCATCTCGGCCTGGTTCGCCCAGGCCCTGGGCCAGGACTTCCCGGCCCGCAAGTCGATCGCCGGCGCGCTGCGCCAGACCATGCGCTACGGCGAGAACCCGCACCAGAAGGCGGCCTTCTACACCTTCCCCAACCCGCGCACCGGGGTGGCCACGGCCACCCAGCTGCAGGGCAAGGAGCTCAGCTACAACAACATCAACGACACCGACGCGGCCTTCGAGCTGATCGCCGAGTTCGACCCCGCGGCCGGCCCGGCCGTGGCGATCATCAAGCACGCCAACCCGTGCGGCGTGGCCGTCGGCGCCAGCCAGCGCGAGGCCTATGAGCGGGCCCTGGCCTGCGACCCGACCTCGGCCTTCGGCGGCATCGTGGCGGTGAACTCGCGCCTGACCCGCGAGGCGGCCGAAGCCATGGTCGAGATCTTCACCGAGGTGGTCATCGCCCCCGAGGCCGACGACGACGCCGTCGCCGTATTCGCGGCCAAGAAGAACCTGCGCCTGCTGGTGACGGGCGGCCTGCCCGACCCGCTGTCGACCGGCGACACCTTCAAGAGCGTGGCCGGCGGCTTCCTGGTTCAATCCCGTGATGACGCGCGTATCAAGGCCTCGGACCTGAAGATCGTCACCAAGCGCCAGCCGACCGACGAGGAAGTCCGCGACATGCTGTTCGCCTTCACGGTGGGCAAGCACGTCAAGTCCAACGCCATCGTCTATGCCCGCGCCGGCCAGACCCTCGGCGTCGGGGCCGGCCAGATGAACCGCAAGGACTCGGCCCGCATCGCGGCGCTGCGCGCCGCCGACTTCGGCCTGGACCTCAAGGGCTGCGCCTGCGCCTCGGAAGCCTTCTTCCCGTTCGCGGACGGCCTGATCCAGGCGGCGGAGGCGGGGGCGACGGCGATCATCCAGCCGGGCGGCTCGATGCGCGATCCGGAGGTCATCGAGGCGGCCGACAAGCTCGGCCTTACAATGGCCTTCACCGGCGTGCGAGTGTTCCGGCACTAG
- a CDS encoding NAD-glutamate dehydrogenase, with translation MIGEKNDLKSIEAPIGPLVGAFAQALGMSVEALSPAARGFAAQAQDDWSAEELPGLDVADVARALADFWRFGESAKDLSEPAIRVRRAEGGETPSDLLEIVQPDRPFLVDSIMGEVSEAGFSVRAMFHPVADCGGVRRSMIQIWLAPVGEDRETALVTGVREALSDVALAVQDFEPMRALMRRTISELQAATTPVSTEEKAEDLDFLDWLESDHFVFLGARVYEYPRTADGGYAAEEPLYQPEGSLGVLRDQARTVLRRGSEPAILSAQIRTHIDIGDPIVVAKSNLRSRVHRRGYMDYVGVRRYGADGKASGEVRFVGLFTAEAYETPAHEVPLVRRKVVHILERAGKDPNSHNGKRLRNILETWPRDELFQTDEAELLTTALGVLHLYDRPRVKLFTRRDPFDRFISVLLFVPRDRYDSGVRARAGAILAQAFRGRVSAYYPSFSDAPLARVHYILGVTPGDHGEPDLAAVEAAIAETARTWDDRFEAAVREGQTGRVVQILNRYAGAFPPGYRDQYDAEEALADIQVIDDLAQGEAVRVRAFRRPGDSAVTFRFKLYRPGAAAPLADVLPILEHMGLKALIEDGFKVSPDGKPIWVHEFVLRDEAGEHLVFADIKQAFEAAFVAIWTGRAESDGFNRMVLELGIGWREAALIRALARYRQQSGLDPSQGVQEQALADHPGVTRLILDLFQTKFDPAVRADLAGRQAQAKAVETKIVEALQAVESLDADRVLRRLAALVGAIQRTNFYQPAADGGPKPYISFKIASRELEDLPAPKPFREIYVSAPHVEGVHLRFGPVARGGLRWSDRRDDFRTEVLGLVKAQQVKNAVIVPVGSKGGFYPKQLPRGGDRDAIQTEAIRAYKTFLSGLLDLTDNLDAENNVVPPASVVVHDGEDPYLVVAADKGTATFSDIANGVAEDYGFWLGDAFASGGSVGYDHKVMGITARGAWEAVKRHFRELGKDIQTETFTAVGVGDMSGDVFGNGMLLSKQTKLLAAFDHRHIFLDPNPDPAVSWAERDRMFKLPRSSWDDYDKTKISQGGGVFARSLKSIPLSPEVRTLFEIKAEAVSPAELMTAILKSKAELLYLGGIGTYVKARGESNADAGDKANDAIRINGADLRVKVVGEGANLGLTQAGRIEFAQMGSGGAGGHLNTDAIDNSAGVDSSDHEVNIKILTGILERGGELTRPDRNQLLASMTDDVAHHVLEHNYDQTLALTLLESDAVSEVDAQIRYMVDLEQRGRLDRRVEGLPTNTALLERKAAGKGLTRPELAVLLAYGKLDLFDEIVASQAPDDPWFEATLRGYFPKGLGRYADAMQKHRLKREIIATVVGNQMVNMCGPTFASRLKAAAGSDIGAVVVGFTAAREILGIDGLWDQVGALDNKASADGQTALYKALAYALRSLSFWLARRAHRDKSTVRQLVEAYGPSVKTLTGMAPAILSPFEQKTVAKRVKAYVADGAPEALAQAVAALQPLTTAADLVDLASASSWSVENVARLYHQVGAAFGFDRLRGAAGSFVGGDGFERLAVRRLIEDMLTEQTAITEAVLKFAANAQAGEDEAAAKSAISSWAALRGDRPRTVKRTIEDIEQAGGGWTFAKLTIANAALRELSTAA, from the coding sequence ATGATCGGTGAAAAAAACGACCTCAAGTCGATTGAGGCTCCGATCGGCCCGTTGGTCGGCGCCTTCGCCCAGGCTCTGGGGATGTCCGTCGAGGCGCTGTCGCCGGCCGCGCGCGGCTTCGCCGCCCAGGCCCAGGACGACTGGTCCGCCGAGGAGCTGCCCGGCCTGGACGTCGCCGACGTGGCCCGCGCCCTGGCCGACTTCTGGCGTTTCGGCGAGAGCGCCAAGGACCTGTCCGAACCCGCCATCCGCGTGCGTCGCGCCGAGGGCGGCGAAACCCCTTCCGACCTCCTCGAGATCGTCCAGCCCGACCGTCCGTTCCTGGTCGACAGCATCATGGGCGAGGTGTCCGAGGCCGGCTTCTCGGTCCGGGCCATGTTCCACCCCGTGGCCGACTGCGGCGGCGTGCGCCGTTCGATGATCCAGATCTGGCTGGCCCCGGTGGGCGAGGACCGCGAGACGGCCCTGGTGACGGGCGTCCGCGAAGCGCTCTCCGACGTGGCCCTGGCCGTGCAGGACTTCGAGCCCATGCGCGCCCTGATGCGCCGCACGATCAGTGAGCTGCAGGCCGCGACGACCCCGGTCTCGACCGAGGAGAAGGCCGAGGACCTCGACTTCCTCGACTGGCTCGAGAGCGACCACTTCGTGTTCCTGGGCGCCCGCGTATACGAATATCCCCGCACCGCCGACGGCGGCTACGCGGCCGAGGAGCCGCTGTATCAGCCCGAGGGCAGCCTGGGCGTGCTGCGCGACCAGGCCCGCACCGTGCTGCGCCGGGGCAGCGAGCCGGCCATTCTGTCGGCGCAGATCCGCACCCACATCGACATCGGCGACCCGATCGTGGTGGCCAAGTCCAACCTGCGCTCGCGCGTCCACCGTCGCGGCTACATGGACTATGTCGGGGTGCGCCGGTACGGCGCCGACGGCAAGGCCTCGGGCGAGGTCCGTTTCGTGGGCCTGTTCACCGCCGAGGCCTACGAAACCCCCGCCCACGAGGTGCCGCTGGTTCGCCGCAAGGTCGTGCACATCCTGGAGCGCGCGGGCAAGGATCCGAACAGCCACAACGGCAAGCGTCTGCGCAACATCCTCGAGACCTGGCCGCGCGACGAGCTGTTCCAGACCGACGAGGCCGAACTGCTGACCACGGCCCTGGGCGTGCTGCATCTCTATGACCGTCCGCGCGTCAAGCTGTTCACCCGCCGCGACCCGTTCGACCGCTTCATCTCGGTGCTGCTGTTCGTGCCGCGCGACCGCTACGACTCGGGCGTCCGGGCCCGGGCCGGCGCTATCCTGGCGCAGGCCTTCCGGGGCCGGGTGTCGGCCTACTATCCCAGCTTCTCCGACGCGCCGCTGGCGCGCGTGCACTACATCTTGGGCGTCACGCCCGGCGATCACGGCGAGCCGGACCTGGCCGCCGTCGAGGCCGCCATCGCCGAGACCGCCCGCACCTGGGACGACCGCTTCGAGGCCGCCGTCCGCGAAGGGCAGACAGGCCGTGTCGTCCAGATCCTGAACCGCTACGCCGGCGCCTTCCCGCCCGGCTATCGCGACCAGTACGACGCCGAAGAAGCCCTGGCCGACATCCAGGTGATCGACGACCTGGCGCAGGGCGAGGCCGTCCGGGTCCGCGCCTTCCGCCGTCCCGGCGACAGCGCCGTGACCTTCCGCTTCAAGCTCTATCGCCCGGGCGCCGCCGCCCCCCTGGCCGACGTGCTGCCGATCCTGGAGCACATGGGCCTGAAGGCCCTGATCGAGGATGGCTTCAAGGTCTCGCCCGACGGGAAGCCGATCTGGGTGCACGAGTTCGTGCTGCGCGACGAGGCCGGCGAGCACCTGGTCTTCGCCGACATCAAGCAGGCCTTCGAGGCCGCCTTCGTCGCCATCTGGACGGGCCGGGCCGAGAGCGACGGCTTCAACCGCATGGTTCTGGAACTGGGCATCGGCTGGCGCGAGGCCGCGCTGATCCGCGCCCTGGCCCGCTATCGCCAGCAGTCGGGCCTGGATCCCAGCCAGGGCGTTCAGGAGCAGGCGCTGGCGGACCATCCGGGCGTCACCCGTCTGATCCTGGATCTGTTCCAGACCAAGTTCGACCCGGCCGTCCGCGCCGACCTCGCCGGCCGCCAGGCCCAGGCCAAGGCCGTCGAGACCAAGATCGTCGAGGCCCTGCAGGCGGTGGAAAGCCTGGACGCCGACCGCGTCCTGCGTCGCCTGGCCGCGCTGGTCGGCGCGATCCAGCGGACCAACTTCTACCAGCCGGCCGCCGACGGCGGGCCCAAGCCCTACATCAGCTTCAAGATCGCCTCGCGCGAGCTGGAAGACCTGCCGGCCCCCAAGCCCTTCCGCGAGATCTACGTCTCGGCCCCGCACGTCGAGGGCGTGCACCTGCGCTTTGGCCCGGTCGCCCGGGGCGGCTTGCGCTGGTCCGACCGCCGCGACGACTTCCGCACCGAGGTGCTGGGCCTGGTGAAGGCGCAGCAGGTCAAGAACGCCGTCATCGTGCCGGTCGGCAGCAAGGGCGGCTTCTATCCCAAGCAGCTGCCGCGCGGCGGCGATCGTGACGCCATCCAGACGGAGGCGATCCGCGCCTACAAGACCTTCCTGTCGGGCCTGTTGGACCTGACCGACAATCTCGACGCCGAGAACAATGTCGTGCCGCCGGCCTCGGTCGTCGTGCATGACGGCGAGGATCCCTATCTGGTCGTCGCCGCCGACAAGGGCACGGCGACCTTCTCCGACATCGCCAACGGCGTGGCCGAGGACTACGGCTTCTGGCTGGGCGACGCCTTCGCCTCCGGCGGCTCGGTCGGCTACGATCACAAGGTCATGGGCATCACCGCCCGCGGCGCCTGGGAAGCGGTCAAGCGTCACTTCCGCGAGCTGGGCAAGGACATCCAGACCGAGACCTTCACCGCCGTCGGCGTGGGCGACATGTCGGGTGACGTGTTCGGCAACGGCATGCTGCTGTCCAAGCAGACCAAGCTCTTGGCCGCCTTCGACCACCGCCACATCTTCCTCGACCCGAACCCGGATCCGGCCGTGTCGTGGGCCGAGCGCGACCGGATGTTCAAGCTGCCGCGTTCGTCTTGGGACGATTACGACAAGACCAAGATCTCGCAGGGCGGCGGCGTCTTCGCCCGCAGCCTGAAGAGCATCCCGCTGTCGCCGGAAGTCCGGACCCTGTTCGAGATCAAGGCCGAGGCCGTCTCGCCGGCCGAGCTGATGACCGCGATCCTGAAATCCAAGGCCGAGCTGCTCTATCTCGGCGGCATCGGCACCTATGTGAAGGCTCGGGGCGAGAGCAACGCCGACGCTGGCGACAAGGCCAACGACGCCATCCGCATCAACGGCGCGGACCTGCGGGTCAAGGTCGTGGGCGAGGGCGCGAACCTGGGTCTGACTCAGGCGGGCCGGATCGAGTTCGCCCAAATGGGCTCGGGAGGGGCGGGCGGTCATCTGAACACCGACGCCATCGACAACTCGGCCGGCGTCGACAGCTCCGACCACGAGGTGAACATCAAGATCCTGACCGGGATCCTGGAGCGTGGCGGCGAGCTGACCCGGCCCGACCGCAACCAGCTGCTGGCCTCGATGACCGACGACGTGGCCCACCATGTGCTGGAGCACAATTACGACCAGACCCTGGCCCTGACCCTGCTGGAGAGCGACGCGGTCTCGGAGGTCGACGCCCAGATCCGCTACATGGTCGACCTGGAACAGCGCGGCCGTCTGGATCGGCGCGTCGAGGGCCTGCCGACCAATACGGCGCTGCTGGAGCGCAAGGCCGCCGGCAAGGGCCTGACCCGTCCGGAGCTGGCGGTGCTGCTGGCCTACGGCAAGCTGGATCTGTTCGACGAGATCGTCGCCAGCCAGGCGCCGGACGATCCGTGGTTCGAGGCCACCCTGCGCGGCTACTTCCCCAAGGGCCTGGGCCGCTACGCCGACGCCATGCAGAAGCACCGGCTGAAGCGCGAGATCATCGCCACGGTGGTCGGCAACCAGATGGTCAACATGTGCGGCCCGACCTTCGCCAGCCGCCTGAAGGCCGCCGCCGGTTCGGACATCGGCGCGGTGGTGGTGGGCTTCACCGCCGCCCGCGAGATCCTCGGGATCGACGGGCTGTGGGACCAGGTGGGAGCGCTCGACAACAAGGCCTCGGCCGATGGTCAGACCGCGCTCTACAAGGCCCTGGCCTACGCCCTGCGCAGCCTCAGCTTCTGGCTGGCCCGCCGGGCCCATCGTGACAAGTCGACGGTCAGGCAGCTGGTCGAGGCCTACGGTCCTTCGGTGAAGACGCTGACCGGCATGGCGCCGGCCATCCTGTCTCCGTTCGAGCAGAAGACCGTCGCCAAGCGGGTGAAGGCCTATGTCGCCGATGGCGCGCCGGAAGCCCTGGCCCAGGCCGTCGCGGCCCTGCAGCCGCTGACCACGGCGGCCGACCTGGTCGACCTGGCCAGCGCCTCCAGCTGGAGCGTCGAGAACGTCGCCCGCCTGTACCATCAGGTCGGCGCGGCCTTCGGCTTCGACCGCCTGCGCGGCGCGGCCGGCTCCTTCGTCGGCGGCGACGGCTTCGAGCGCCTGGCGGTGCGCCGCCTGATCGAGGACATGCTGACCGAGCAGACCGCGATCACCGAGGCGGTGCTCAAATTCGCCGCCAACGCCCAGGCCGGCGAGGACGAGGCCGCGGCCAAGTCCGCCATCTCGTCCTGGGCCGCCCTGCGCGGCGATCGTCCCCGAACGGTCAAGCGCACGATCGAGGACATCGAGCAGGCTGGCGGCGGCTGGACCTTCGCCAAACTGACCATCGCCAACGCGGCGCTGCGCGAGCTCTCGACGGCGGCTTAA